AGAAGGCCAAGAAGAAGGTTCTTATGGATCAGAGAAAGTTCCAGTACCAGAAAGTATTGAGTCATGTCTGCCAGTTGAGAAAGATGAAGAAGTTAAATCTGATGAGTTTATACAAGTTTCATCTGCATCACCTGAAGGTGAAAAACTTGTTGAAGCCAAAAAGATTGAAGTAATAAAAGCCaatgaggaagaagaacaaTTAGCAGCAGACAAGACCCAAAGCATTCTTGATACTGAACCTGTAAAATCTAATGAAGAAACTACAGTTCATGAATCTATAGTCTCACATGAGGTGACTGGAGACAGAGAAAAGGAAGAGGACATCATCATCCACAAAGCACAAGAGGTTTTGTCTTGTTTCCTCAAAGCTAAAGATCAGATTTGAGAAATACAACTTAGTTTTTAACATTATTATATCCTTTTTCTTTGCAGGTGCCAGAAAGTCTTACGATTGTCGAAACGCCGACAATTCAGGGTGAGGATATTGAACTGAAAGCTTCAGAGGATACTGAGGAACATGAACATGTGTTAGTGAGAGATATACCACAAGAGGAGACCCTTGTACCTAAAGCTGAGACTGTAAATACATCAACAGTACATGTATCTGGAGAACCGAGTCTTGACCTGAAGGAGCAAGAAGAGACGGTGAAGACTGTCACATCATCTGATGAGGTAAAGATATGAGTTTCATAGATAGTAATTAGTAAGAAccttaaatttaaaagtttaatagGTGAATGGCTTGAGTTTGTTATGTTTGTTAAGGGTAGGGCTAGGCACCAATACTCGTTACTTGTCTTATACTCGCTACTTGACCAGTACTCGTTTCGTTTTTTCAAGTACTCGTCGTTGCCAAATCAAGTATCAAGtcattaaattttgttatttgcAAATACAGGGCAAGTAACAAGTATCACGAAAAAGTTAATGCAATACTACTTGTTACTTGTTTTACGACTGAAAAAATTATAACCAAACCATAAAAACCAAAGTCCTAaactgatatttttatattgtaagaAGTAGAAAGTACTTTCatgttgaaaatattttatttgaaatagcTCTCGTATTTTTACTAAGTCGAGTAAACAAAACGAAATTTCATAACTTTCTCTTAtagaatattatctatcaaataatttttagaaacttGAAAATATATCCACATAATTCATAAGTATTTATAAGTAGTAAGTAATCAAACAAGACAAATAACTTGCAAGTAACATATTTTTGGACAAGTActcaaaataacaaatactCCTTTCCGACAAGGCAGACATAAATCGAAAAATTCCATTACTCGTTTTAGGCAAGACAAGTATcaagtatatttaaaaatgcaaGTAATCGACTTACGACCACCCCTGGTTAAGGCCTAAGGGCCAAATTTACTTTTGTCttaatttatcaaaaacctGAAAAACAGAATAGGTATATAGTCTTTAAGTTATCAAAGATAAAGATCAATTTGAGCAAAACATGTGTTCAAAAAACTTGAACACTTTTATCCATTTTTTTGGTGCAGGTGCAACAAAGTATTACGTTAATGGAACCGCCAAAACTCTCACCGGAACAAATATCTAAAGATACAGAAGAAGACGAACATGTTTTGGAGAGAAGCATGCCACAGGGTGAGATCTTTGTAACTGAAGCTGAGTCTCTGGTAACCAAAGAAAGCAAAGAGACGGTTATGGACCTGAAAGAAcaagagaaaacagagaaactCGAAGAAGTTCCATCAGATCTTGCATTGGAGGTAGATAAAGAGGAGGTTATGGAGGAGAAGAAAGAGGCGGTAGATGATGTTGCTGGAGATCAGACTACGGAGAGAGGTCTAGAACTGAATGAGTCAGAGGCAGATCTGGTTGAGAAGCAATCTATTGAGTCACCTTCTGAGGAAACAAGCAAAACCTTAGGCGAGAAGATCCAAGAaaaaccagaagaagaagaagaagaagtagcaCCGCATCAAGAAGGTCAAGAGGAAGGTTCTTATATATTAGAGACAAAAGAAGAAGGCCAAGAGAGAGTTTCAGTACCAGAAAGTAGTGAGGTTGAAGAAAAATCCCAAGAAGAAAGGAGTCTTGATCTAACTCTTTTGCAAGAAGAATCATGCTTGCCATTGGAgcaaaatgaagaagaaataaaagagcAAATCCACAAGCATGaacaagaaaatgaagaagtcaAATCTGATGAAGTTACACAAGTTTCATCTGGATCACCTGAAGGTGAGAGCGTTGTTGAAGCCAAAAAGAAGGAAGAAATAAAAGCCAATGAGGAAGAACAAGTAGTAAAAACTGAGACTGTAAATACAGTTGAAAAAGACCCTGAGATAGTCAGTAATGAAGAAACTACAGTTCATGACCTGAAAGAGAATGAAGAAGCAGTGGAAGCAATCAAGAACTCAGATGATGCAGAGCAAGTCTCACGTGAGGTGACTGgagacaaagaaaaagaagaagacatcaTCCACAAAGAAGCAGAGGTTTTGTCTTGATTCCTAAAAAAGCTAAACATCAGATTTGATTGAGACAACTTAATTTACATCCTCTTTCTGTGCAGGTGCAAGAAAGCCCTACTGTTATCCAAACGCCCACAATACAGGGAAAGGACATTGAACCGAAAACTTCAAAGGAGACTGAGGAACATGAACATGTGTTGGTGAGAGACATACCACAAGACGAGACCCTTGTACCTAAGGCTGAGACTGTAGATACTTCAACAGTACAAGAATCTGAAATCTTGAAGACTTTGGAGACGAAGAGTGATGAAACAGATGCCGAACCGAGTCTTGAActgaaagagaaagaagagaccGTCACACCATCTGATGAGGTAAGGATATGATTTTCCATAGATATTAAGAACATTGAGTTTACATGTTTAATTGGTGGATGGCTTCAGTTTGTTAAAGCCAAAACTACTTTTgtcttaataataatttaaataaaacagaaGAGGTTTagtcttcctttttttttgtacaggTGTTAGTCGAACTGCCAAAACCCTCACCAGATCAAAGATCCATAGATACTGAAGAAAATGAGCATGTTTTGGGTAGTAAAATGCCACAACAGGGTGAAGCTGAGTCTCTGGTGACCAAAGAAGAAGTAGCACCACATCAAGAAGGCCAAAAGGAAGGTTCTTATGGATCGGAGACAGTTCCAGTACCAGAAAGTATTGAGCAAGAAGAATTATGTCTGCCAGTTGAGAAAGATGAAGAAGTTAAATCTGATGACGTTATACAAGTTTCATCTGCATCACCTGAAGGTGAGACACTTGTTGAAGCCAAAAAGATTGAAGTAATAAAATCCaatgaggaagaagaacaaTTAGTAGCAGACAAGATCCAAAGCATTCTTGAGATAGTTGATACCGAACCAGTAAAATCTAATGAAGAAACTACAGTTCATGAATCTATAGTCTCACACGAGGAAATTGGAGACAGAGAAAAGGAAGAGGACATCATCATCCACAAAGCACAAGAGGTTTTGTCTTGTTTCCTCAAAGCTAAAGATCAGATTTGAGAAAGACAACTTAATTTTAACATTATTTACAACTTTTTCTGTGCAGGTGCAAGAAAGTCTTGCCATTGTCGAAACGCCGACAATTGaggatgaggacattgaactgAAAGCTTCAAAGGATAATGAGGAGCATGAACATGTGTTGGTGAGAGACATACCACAAGAGGAGACCCTTGTACCTAAAGCTGAGACAGTAAATACTTCAACAGTACATGTATCTGGAGAACCGAGTCTTGACCTGAAAGAGCAAGAAGAGACGGTGAAGACTGTCACATCATCTGATGAGGTAAAGATATGAGTTTCATAGATAGTAATTAGTAAGAACCTTAAATTTAAAGGTTTAGTTGGTGAATGGCTTGAGTTTGTTATGTTTGTTAAGGGACCAAAACTACTTTTGTCTTAATATATCAAAAACCTGAAAAACAGAAGACAAATAGTCTTTAATTTATCAAAGATAAAGATCAGATTTGAGCAAAACATGTGTTCAGAAAACTTGATAAACACTTTTATCCATTTTTTTTGTGCAGGTGCAACAAAGTATTACGTTAATGGAACCGCCAAAACAAATATCTAAAGATACCGAAGAAGACGAACATGTTTTGGAGAGAAGCATCCCACAGGGTGAGATCTTTGTAACTGAAGCTGAGTCTCTGGTGaccaaagaaaacaaagagaCGGTTATGGACCTGAAAGAAcaagagaaaacagagaaactCGAAGAAGTTCCATCAGATCTTGCGTTGGAGGTAGATAAAGAGGAGGTTATGGATGAGAAGAAAGAGGCAGATGATGTTGCTGGAGATCAGAATATGGAGAGAGGTCTAGAACTGAATGAGTCAGAGGCAAAGCTGGTTGAGAAGCAATCTATTGAGTCACCTTCTGAGGAAACAAGCAAAACCTTAGGCGAGAAGATCCAAGAAGTTCAAGAGGAAGGTTCCTATGAGCTTAAAGAAAAATCCCAAGAAGAAAGGAGTCTTGATCTAACTCCTTTGCAAGAAGAATCATGCTTGCCATTGGAGCAAAGtgaagaagaaataaaagagcAAATCCACAAGCATGAACAGGAAAATGAAGAAGTCAAATCTGATGAAGTTACACAAGTTTCATATGCATCACCTGTAAAATCCAATGAAGATGACATAGCAGAGAGCTTAAGCTCAGTAAGTTTTTCGGTTTTTACATTATCCCCTGCGTTTCAGCCTCCTCCTCTTATCAGCAGAACTAATAAAGGGTACTCTTACGCAGGCCGGTGAAGAGATACAGACAGAAAGGAAGGATGGAGATAATGTACAAAAGGATGAGACTGCTGAGACATCTGTAAACGGTACAGAGGATGAGCACAAGGCAACGGTATTAGAAGAAGGGATCTCAAAGAACGATGAGAGCATTGTGCCTGAAAATACTTCAGAAGAAATCAAAAACTCAGATGAAGCAGAGGAAAAATTACATAAGGTGACTGGAGACAGAGAAAAGGAAGAGGACATCATGACCtggaaaacaacaaaagaggTTATTTTTTAATCTTAGTAGCTTAGACATTTCAGACAAGATTATTAACTATTAATCCCTTTTTGCATGCAGATGCATGAAGAGAACACTACCATGGAACATGAAAATTTGTTGGTGAGGGATGTGCCCCAGATTGTTACTTTTGTAACTGAAGCGGAGGATGTAAACACTTCAACTGTCCACAAGTTCGAAAGTAATGAAGCAGAGGTGGGCCAAGTAAAACAGGAAACAGAGACAGTCATTTCATCTGATGAGGTAAGTATACATAATCTCCATAGATTTTTGATTTTCTCACGTGCTGCTTCTTTTTCTGTCTGATATTTTATGTTGAGGTTAGATTTAAGACACAATAGAATGACATGAGTTAATCAATCCAAAAACTACTTTTGTTACTACACAGCTTAGCTTatgattttgtttcttttttctcttgatCGAAAGTTACTTAACATTTTTGGATTTGCCTGTCTTTTACCTTCTCTGCATTTctcgaaaataattttttttttaaaattcaacagGTGAGACCTTCTGAGCAAGTTGATGATTTTGAGACAGAAGAATATGTTGAGGTTAAACATAAGGAACCCCTTCAGAAACTGAAGCTGAGACATGTAACTGAAGCTGAGACAGAAGTGAGGGACACGCAACAAGGTGAGACCATTGATGAACCTGAGTCTGTAGATACTTCAACAGTACAAGAAGCTGCAGTATTGAACACATTGGAGATAAAGATCAATGAATCAGAGGCAGTTCATAGCGCAAtagttggagaagaagaagaaagacaagTGCCATCCCTTGAATCTCCTTCAGAGGAAACAAGCAAAACTGCAGATGAGAAGATCGAAGAAGAAGTAACTCTGCAGCAACAAAGTGAAGAGACAGTAACAGTTCCAGAAAGTAGTGAACTTGGAGTACAAgccaaggaagaagaagaagaatcatgcCCACCAAAAAATGAAACGAAAGAGAAAATGAGTGAAGAAGATAGTAGTACTAGTGCTGTGGAAGAAAAATCTGATCAAGTTTCATCTGCACCACTTTCAGAGGAACCGGAAGCGGAAAAGATTGAAGActtgaaagaaaatgaagaagaacaaGTAGCAGAGGCTGTTGAACCTCATAGTTCACCTCCAGAGGAAAGCAATACTGTGGCTGAAAAAGTGAAGGAGACAGAACCGATGGGAGATACTGGAACAGGATCCTCCTCTAAACTGGTTGAAGAAGAGAAGCTGAAGCAAGACAAAGAGATTCTTGAAGTTCCTTCTAGTGAAACAATTCCACAAGAGACTCTATATGATGATGTTACAGAAACCCATGAGGAAGAAGCACAGACAAGAGATATTGAACCTTTTGTGAGTGATAAACATCAGGAGGAGGAACAAGCCAACGAGGAAAGCCCCAGAAAGAAGGTCATTTCAGCAGAGGAAGGAGAAATACAAACAAGAGAGcctgaagaagaaaatatggttgATTCTTCTGAGAAGAATAATAATGAGACTCTAATTGCAGAgacaaagaaagaagatgaagatgagacAGTGGGTTTAGATGATGCTTCAAAGACATCAGAAAATGAATGCAGTAAGCAAGAAGAGTTTGAGAATCTTGAAACCCCAAAGGTAGAGGACAAGAGCCAGGAAGTTTCTGAGACCATGGAAGAAATAGAAACTACAGGTGGTGATCAGAGTCCATCCTTTATCACAGAACTAGAAGACCAAATTCCAAAGCAAATTAAGGAGATTCATGAAGAAGAAATAAAGGAAGCTCAAGCTGTGGTTGATCAGACTTCATCCTTAATTTCAGAACAAGTTGAAGAGATTcatgaagaagaaacaaaggaaTCACACAAGGTAGAAGATCTGAGTGGTCAGAATCTTCCAGTTGAAGCATCACAGACTCTGTCTTCAGAACTTGATGATAAAACTGCAAAGCAGgttgaagaagaaacaaaggcACATAAgttacaagaagaagaagaagaagaagaagaaacaaaaccaaaagaatCAGATGATCAGATTGAGACTTCAACTGATGTCACAAAggtagaagatgaagaagaagatacaaaGGAAACTGATACCCAAGTGGCTGAGATAATGAAAGCTCAAGAGTTAAAGGGAACTCTACAACCCGGTGCAGCTATGGAAGATCAAGATCCTGAAAACAGCTCAGATGATTTTACTTTCTCAAAGCCAATAGGAGATGAGAATAGCTCAACTCTTCCAGTTGTTGGAATCTTGAAAGAACTCCAGACTACATTGGAGGAGAGTGAGAGAGGAAATTATTTGAATTCAATCAATGCAGAACCAGAAACCTTGGAGAAGAGTCTTGTCTTGGAGGAGACTCCAGCTTCTGAGATAATAGAAGCAAACATGTTACAAGACAGCATAAGCAGAGAGCTTGAATTCAATGTAGAAGAAACTCCAGCTGATTTGTCACTTACAGAAGTGTTACCTGGTGAGAAAATTCTGATTCCATCAAATCAAGAAGAAGGCAAGAAACAAGAAGATTTGAATGCTTCAACATCAGAGAAGACAAGCCTACAAGAAGAAGAGCATCCCGGAGATTTTGAAATCTCTAACAAGGAGCACAACGCAGAGACTCAAGAAACTgttaaagaagaagatcaaactTTTGATAATAAAGAGGAAAAGAAGAATGAGGAGTTACAAGATGAGAAGCTTAGTACTCTTTATGCGACAAGGGAAACCGATGAAACTTCTTCACCAGaagtgaataataataataataatcaagaAGATGCAAGTGAGCTCGGAGTTAATCATGATTCCGCTACTACACCGCAAGtagaagaagagcaagaagcacAGAGTGTGTTGGGGAATGATCAAGAGGTATTAACATCAGAGAAGAAAATCACAGAGCCTCTGAGTGTAGGTGAGAAAGAATTAACTGAACAACATGTTCAGGCTCAGGCCGTATCAGATGATACAAAGAGCAGTAATGAGATGGATTTTAATTCAGAACAAATACCAAAGGATCAAAGAGAAGAGGCTGGAGAAACTGCTGATTCTTTGATCACAAGTGAAAAAGTCCAACTGCAAGATCTGTCCAAGGGCTTTGGACAAGAGAAACAACAGTCGACTGATCTCGCATATGTCCAGGAAGATCTTGATGGTGAAATAAAAGATGAGGGCCATGATTCAGTTTTAGCACATAAGAAAGATTCAGACTTAATTGAGGAGAAGAAGGAGGTTGATTATGTGAAGACAGAGCCGGAAGATGCAATCAAACATGGAGTTTCCACACAAGAGGTAGTATTTAAAGCAAAGACACATCACTGTATTTTAGTTAACTTACATAACTATATTTTGTCTTTCCTTGCTAACCAAACTTTTTAATGTCAATACAGAAGAACATATGTGAAAAAACTGGCCTTGAAGCAACAAAAGAGATATACCAAGAGGAGTGCAAGAAAACAGATACTGCAACTGGTGTCAAGGAAGAGATCAAAGAAGAAGAGGTCTGAAAGAGAACattattcagttttttttattgtttttcttttctttccacAATCATCTATAATATCTAAGCCGAATTGATTATGTGCAGAAGGAAACAACAGAGGATAGTTTGAACAGTATGAAGAACGCCGATGATGAAACTAAAGATTATGGCCTTGATTCAGTCGTAGCACAAAAGAAAGAATCAGGCTCAAtagaagagaagaaggaggTTGATTATGTGAAGACAGAGCTAGAAGATGCAGTTAAACATGGAGTTTGCACTGAAGAGGTAAATATCTTAAGCAAAGAAAGATAACTATTTTAGTTAGCTTATGGTTCTACTAATTGTCTTTCATTGCTAACCGAACTTTTTAATGTGATATTATCTAACACAGAATAACAATATGTTTGGAAAAATTGGCCAGGAAGCAACAAAAGAGATCTATGAAGAGGAGTCTAAGCAAACAAATACTGTAACTGCTATCAAGGAAGAGATGAAAGAAGAAAAGGTCTGAAAAAGATAACATTATagtattttattgtttttggtttgataaTCATCTATATCTAAACTGGATTAGTTCTCTGCAGAAGGACACACCAGAAGATTTTTTGAACAGTATGAAGAACACTGATGATGCTACAGAAAAATCAAAACCCGAGATTCAAGAGATTGACAAATTGTCTCCTGCCAGTGAAACACCACAAAAGGTTAATCATCTTACCTTTTTTCATGAAGTGATGGGCACAAATTCTTCCTACGTCACAAGTAATTCCTACAAACAAAAGCTGatcttcattatttttatttttttttgcagcaagGAGATGAAGTTCCAACCCAACAGAAAAGGGAAATAGCTGATGATGTTCCAAAGATAGAGAATCTAGAGATTGCAGAAAAGGTGCAGCAAAAATATGGAGAAGATGAGACTGAACCAACCGTAAAAGAACCAGCTAGGAAGTCGCTATCAGACCTCATCCAAAATGTGAAAGTAACAGACAAGCCTGAAGTTGCAACAACAGAACCTCGCATGGAAGAAGAGGCGACGGCAGAGGGAGAAGATGAGGATGGAGAGGAACATAAAGATGATAAAACAAGTCCAGATTCCATTGTGATGGTTGAAGCTAAAGATACAGTTAGCATcatcaaaactcaaaagaaaTCACATGGCAttctctctggtgttggctcAAAGGTGAAACATTCAATTTCAAAGGTGAAAAAAGCACTCACTGGGAAATCTTCTCACCCAACAAAGCCCTCATCACCACAGTGAGGAggccaaaaacaaaacaaacaatatctataatggtttctttttatttttcgtttgtTGACTGATTTGGTTGGCTTTTGTGAATATTACAGCTTTGTTTGTGGGTTGTTGTTTTCATAATCTTTTCCCATATAAATTTCAGAATGAATAGGTGTTATTACATTTACGTATGCTTTCATAAAGAAGAATACTAGGTCTTCTTCGTATATGGAATCTGATCACCAGAATTCATAAACTATGAAGCTCTTTTAAGGAAGCAAACAACGAATTCAAAGAAAACGAGTACTGAGAGTGAGAGATTGACACCTCGTTTACTAGCACTAATCGCACAACACAACATGTCAAATTCTAATCAATATTCACCTACGTGTTTGGGTGCTTTGGCCATAGCACTGTATCTTTATCTCACTCTTTCACCTCTATCTCGAGGTCGGCTTGACTTGGAACTTTATTCTTAGAACAAATGGATTCCCGATATACCATTAGTAGGAACTGATATCTAAACATAAATCTAAACTAAGAATCagaaactaaatttaaaaagaaatttatagaCTATAAGGTTTTGCGTTAAGGTTCAGATGAATATTGTCGGATTACTTTTGTGAAAATGAACTAAGGGGTGAAGATCCTTGTAACAACGGTCTCCTCCTCTCTAGAGACTGGTGTGCTACTTATCAAAAAAATCGAACTATTCAACACGGAATTAATTATTGAacacatttaataaaataaatccaaaaaatataattttaaaataaattataaaaagtcaTAAAACCGGAATAAAATCAGATCATtccaaaaatatcaaatcttCCAGATATCCGATTACTCCTTAACCTCGCCTGAAAAGGGAATAAAAAGAAGTGAGTAATAGAGGAGTCACTCAATGATGTATGGGATGTTGTTATATGATGTTAGCTCTAGGTATGGGGTCTTATAGATCCGCTTTATTTCATTTGATTACTCATGCAAACCACAGACTCAGTATATAGACGACTATATAGGCTTAGATCTAGCATGAAACAAACACGGAGTCTAGTACATCTCACCGAACGTCAATCAATCTGCTAATAGCACATAGCTACTCTCTGCACCACGCATTTcctcataaatatatatacatatacttgtAGCATCGCTAATACAATCTGTCTCTGTATCCCCGTCCATCATAGCGTCtaatgcaaacgtctctgcaccacaCCCCCACACAGTAGCGTCTAAGTTCAAACGTC
The sequence above is drawn from the Raphanus sativus cultivar WK10039 chromosome 7, ASM80110v3, whole genome shotgun sequence genome and encodes:
- the LOC108815835 gene encoding uncharacterized protein LOC108815835 isoform X1 encodes the protein MDTGVVITQEPVFTKTSVQEAHAGVVLEHSTMDVDKVNLSTVLDNSRTSTIEGKPEVAEVLNGPGNKETEESKHEKEEVVEDSKMVKEKERETETDEQGTVFVNQPKNTDDAKVILFDVKLEKEKEDETTQKPEEVSVETETKNSQEQEKDISKAIEEIPIKTDEVEEEKDSRTVETSVNGTEAEHNETVSVETFTRNSENIVKETAPKQETTTHVVETTERVLVEAEKDETETVNTVVKDPEIVSNEETAVHDLKENEEAVEAIKNSDDAEQVSREVSGDKEKEEDIIHKEAEVQESPTVIETPTIKEEDTESKASKETEEHEHVLVRDIPQDENLKPKAETVDTSTVQESAILKTMETKSEMPQQGEAESLVTKEVREQEDTENFEVPIDLALKVDREELMDEKKEADQVAGAQSIERGLALNESEAEETPVIQHSDVVESGEQMEKPSLESPSKLSEETRKTLEEKIQEKAEEEEEEEEVSPHQEGQEEGSYGSEKVPVPESIESCLPVEKDEEVKSDEFIQVSSASPEGEKLVEAKKIEVIKANEEEEQLAADKTQSILDTEPVKSNEETTVHESIVSHEVTGDREKEEDIIIHKAQEVPESLTIVETPTIQGEDIELKASEDTEEHEHVLVRDIPQEETLVPKAETVNTSTVHVSGEPSLDLKEQEETVKTVTSSDEVQQSITLMEPPKLSPEQISKDTEEDEHVLERSMPQGEIFVTEAESLVTKESKETVMDLKEQEKTEKLEEVPSDLALEVDKEEVMEEKKEAVDDVAGDQTTERGLELNESEADLVEKQSIESPSEETSKTLGEKIQEKPEEEEEEVAPHQEGQEEGSYILETKEEGQERVSVPESSEVEEKSQEERSLDLTLLQEESCLPLEQNEEEIKEQIHKHEQENEEVKSDEVTQVSSGSPEGESVVEAKKKEEIKANEEEQVVKTETVNTVEKDPEIVSNEETTVHDLKENEEAVEAIKNSDDAEQVSREVTGDKEKEEDIIHKEAEVQESPTVIQTPTIQGKDIEPKTSKETEEHEHVLVRDIPQDETLVPKAETVDTSTVQESEILKTLETKSDETDAEPSLELKEKEETVTPSDEVLVELPKPSPDQRSIDTEENEHVLGSKMPQQGEAESLVTKEEVAPHQEGQKEGSYGSETVPVPESIEQEELCLPVEKDEEVKSDDVIQVSSASPEGETLVEAKKIEVIKSNEEEEQLVADKIQSILEIVDTEPVKSNEETTVHESIVSHEEIGDREKEEDIIIHKAQEVQESLAIVETPTIEDEDIELKASKDNEEHEHVLVRDIPQEETLVPKAETVNTSTVHVSGEPSLDLKEQEETVKTVTSSDEVQQSITLMEPPKQISKDTEEDEHVLERSIPQGEIFVTEAESLVTKENKETVMDLKEQEKTEKLEEVPSDLALEVDKEEVMDEKKEADDVAGDQNMERGLELNESEAKLVEKQSIESPSEETSKTLGEKIQEVQEEGSYELKEKSQEERSLDLTPLQEESCLPLEQSEEEIKEQIHKHEQENEEVKSDEVTQVSYASPVKSNEDDIAESLSSAGEEIQTERKDGDNVQKDETAETSVNGTEDEHKATVLEEGISKNDESIVPENTSEEIKNSDEAEEKLHKVTGDREKEEDIMTWKTTKEMHEENTTMEHENLLVRDVPQIVTFVTEAEDVNTSTVHKFESNEAEVGQVKQETETVISSDEVRPSEQVDDFETEEYVEVKHKEPLQKLKLRHVTEAETEVRDTQQGETIDEPESVDTSTVQEAAVLNTLEIKINESEAVHSAIVGEEEERQVPSLESPSEETSKTADEKIEEEVTLQQQSEETVTVPESSELGVQAKEEEEESCPPKNETKEKMSEEDSSTSAVEEKSDQVSSAPLSEEPEAEKIEDLKENEEEQVAEAVEPHSSPPEESNTVAEKVKETEPMGDTGTGSSSKLVEEEKLKQDKEILEVPSSETIPQETLYDDVTETHEEEAQTRDIEPFVSDKHQEEEQANEESPRKKVISAEEGEIQTREPEEENMVDSSEKNNNETLIAETKKEDEDETVGLDDASKTSENECSKQEEFENLETPKVEDKSQEVSETMEEIETTGGDQSPSFITELEDQIPKQIKEIHEEEIKEAQAVVDQTSSLISEQVEEIHEEETKESHKVEDLSGQNLPVEASQTLSSELDDKTAKQVEEETKAHKLQEEEEEEEETKPKESDDQIETSTDVTKVEDEEEDTKETDTQVAEIMKAQELKGTLQPGAAMEDQDPENSSDDFTFSKPIGDENSSTLPVVGILKELQTTLEESERGNYLNSINAEPETLEKSLVLEETPASEIIEANMLQDSISRELEFNVEETPADLSLTEVLPGEKILIPSNQEEGKKQEDLNASTSEKTSLQEEEHPGDFEISNKEHNAETQETVKEEDQTFDNKEEKKNEELQDEKLSTLYATRETDETSSPEVNNNNNNQEDASELGVNHDSATTPQVEEEQEAQSVLGNDQEVLTSEKKITEPLSVGEKELTEQHVQAQAVSDDTKSSNEMDFNSEQIPKDQREEAGETADSLITSEKVQLQDLSKGFGQEKQQSTDLAYVQEDLDGEIKDEGHDSVLAHKKDSDLIEEKKEVDYVKTEPEDAIKHGVSTQEKNICEKTGLEATKEIYQEECKKTDTATGVKEEIKEEEKETTEDSLNSMKNADDETKDYGLDSVVAQKKESGSIEEKKEVDYVKTELEDAVKHGVCTEENNNMFGKIGQEATKEIYEEESKQTNTVTAIKEEMKEEKKDTPEDFLNSMKNTDDATEKSKPEIQEIDKLSPASETPQKQGDEVPTQQKREIADDVPKIENLEIAEKVQQKYGEDETEPTVKEPARKSLSDLIQNVKVTDKPEVATTEPRMEEEATAEGEDEDGEEHKDDKTSPDSIVMVEAKDTVSIIKTQKKSHGILSGVGSKVKHSISKVKKALTGKSSHPTKPSSPQ